The sequence cttaaccttgcaacttgtcacctagttccaaattcttcctaccttgtcccatgaccacattacaacccagttaaccttttgatgaatttgatccaaggtaagcaagtgagttggtgaatgcattagttgctcttgtaggtgatttctttctcaaagctatgcccatccaaaattatctttcataaacacatacatttaattcaattgtgtaagtcattcacttagcacaatgatttcatgtttttgtgtacatttgggattgggaatttatgaacaccaaaagggtccataacaaggttttgcttgtgtgaatgtgttgagttgtctagtttgattgctagtttgattgcacatatatttttcatagtataaaatgttcttggtcatttttaaggggattgagattgattttccaaagagtttgcatgttttcgactaacgtgggaattgggggattagctctatttcttgcatgtgagaacttaagaataatttatggtgctttcaaagtaatagtggatcccttggtaagtgtttgtgggtatcgctctgataagccctcacgagactacaactcgtccactagggtgacctaggggtttaaaggcttgttgcatgcgctaaatgcaaccgtgatgcctacgtcagtaagttaggattttatttttagaagtgtttgcattgctagggactagcaacgtctaagttggggggtgtgaccggacctctattttgaggtcctaatactatctaattaggaggttctagtgcttatagtaattcatttgtgtttaaataaagtaattttacccttatacatgtttcccgttggttctgtaggaaatcgggcttaaatgactgaattggacactttttgctgtgaggtgtcgggacttagattatgaagatattcttgaagactacaagctccaacggtacactaatctatggccgagattgaattgttttatgaatggattagattacaacaagacttgaagggttaagatgatcatttaaaggtgaatccaatggttgtgcataagacaacattcttgcttgcaatttttgacttaaaagaagatcttacttgatttttggagtcaaagatggctgcaagttgctacacatttaaaaggaaattgttggagataccaatgccaagatttggtgcaagtttgatcaaatggtcaaagatgacaaaattgttggagataccaaggtcaagatttggtgcaagtttaatcaaatggtcaaagatggctgcaagtgcacatgacaactcaaatcttgcaaagctagacttggaaaataatgcaagtgcaacggctacatattgcaaggttgagatttaatgaattattcattcacttctccaacatgaagccaccataggagtagtgtagatctagtttctctctcgaagttttctttgttgtttttggtgctttctcttgattttgtataaactctgatttagatgacaatagattggatgttttttgcaacaatcatgagtggctaagttctctttctagtttctagtcccaaacggtgggtactcggtttcgattacttaaggtatgctcaaagaatcgtagcttcgatttctctcttttaatttcgtgatagttgtgtgattggatctatgggaatgacatatttgcttgtattcttggattgtctagtctagggattgcatctaatgcgttcgattgagaattgttaaacccattgcatgatttccttaattaattgagtttttcattgcatagctattaattatgtgtattgatgatggggttttgggttaaattaggaatgtgcatgggagagttatggttaattgatctttgagtgtgaaactagggtgttagccaagccaagccccaagggggaatattaattcataatattaggtgcttatccctttgtgttcatcgtagattaagagacccgatggcctacatgtatgaattgaagtcttatatcctaattctttttgcatatgcatgattgatagtatcacacaatgcattgtgtatggttgtgtgtgtttgcaatgataccttgagtatgagaaccgagtagccaccgggacggattagagactaggtttttaattaattgttttaaatccaatttgtgcttactttgattacaaaatcgctcatgctaccgagtcattcggcccatttcttttacttgcttttatttgatattcattgtgtttattagtgttagctagtcatttacatatcattcacttcaaatttgcattgcttcctcgtggatcgataccggactcaccggtttattacttgacgataccctacacttggggtaagtacacacacacactttggtgtcggtcattcCTAAAGAAACATAGCTCTGACCGTGTTCAAAACGTTGCGATTTCCAGCTTGATAGAAGCATTTGATATTATTGTGGGACTTTACTGTGTGTTGCGGGGCAAAAAGAAAGATGACATTGTCAATCGACAACCAGAGAATGGGAAAACATTCACTACTGATACTAAACCGCTGGAGATTTCTTCTATAAACGATATCCCAGGAACGCATTCTCCTTATCAGCGTTCGCGTCATTGTAACTTCTCTTTCCAGTGATGATCAGTTCCAACTAATTCTTCATATGAATTCATAGAGCAACCAAACAACTTCACACTATGTTAGCAGTTAGTAGATTGCACAGGCAGCATAACACATACCATGCTCATGATCTTTAGCACTTCTTCATTAAATCATTGGCAGAAACAAGCATTGAAATTATTTGCTAAGTTGACTATGTTTCAAATATGAAGAATATTGAAGGGAAACAATATAAATGACATGAATCAactcaaagattaaaaaagcaAACCCACTCCATATATTATTGAACAACATTTAGTTTACATAGGAATGAAAACCAagcatatatttatttaagGTCGCTTTGGATCAGCCAAACCATTCACACGACAGAAAATCAACTCAAAAACTCAAAGTACAGCTGGTTCAACATAAGTAAATCTATAACATCCACCCATAATCAATACCAATTCCTACATGAGctgatttaatatatgttctcCAATTTGATGATTACTTGTGCATATATTTAGAAGAGAACAATTGCCTGGTCCATGAAGTCATTTCAAGGAGTTCTCAATATCAATCACGAATCGGTACTTCACATCCTTCTTAATCGACCGCTCAAGAGCTTCATTTATGTACTGAATTGGAATTACCTCTACATTCGGATAAATTTTATGAGCAGCGCAGAAGTCCAACATTTCTTGTGTGTCTTTTGTACCACCTGTTGCGCTACCAGATACGGTTTTCATACCTGCCAGAAGATTAAGTAAGATGAATTATGCAGGGTCCATAGAACAACCAAATTCTCATTATTTTTTCAGAGTGAGCTGAAAGTGTAGATATTTCTGAAGTACCAAAAACAAGGCTTCCAGGGTTGAATTTGACTTCACTTGGGAACCCAACAAGAACATATACACCAAAAGTTTTCAACAGCATCATATACGGATCAAATGGGTGATCACCAGATGCCGTGTCAATGATAAAGTCTAATGATTGAGCTTCGGCCTGCACCCAAGATCATACATGccaattgaaaatcaaattatcAGTTTCAGAACTTTTGCTATGTGATTGTAGTAAACTAATTTTTCAAAGCCCAATGCATTGTTACCATCAGCTGTTGTTGGTCAGATGTAACCACAAATTTGTCTGCACCAAGCAGAGCCacagcttcttctttcttggttaCGCTCGTACTGAGAACCGTTACTTTCAGCCCAAAAGCCTTGCCAAACTTCACAGCCATGTGACCAAGACCACCGAGCCCAATAACTCCTAAAGACTTACCAGGTTGATTCATCTTATGGCGAATCATGGGAGAGTAAACAGTGATTCCTGCACAAAGCAAAGGTGCTGCTAACTCCGATGGATAGCCATTGGCAATCCTGAAGCAGTACCTGTAAACTCGGTACCCAATTTGTATTTTCAGTTGCAGCAAAAGTTGGTTAaatcttttgattttcaagttaACTAGTCGTTAGCGTCACATCATAAACCATTAACATTGAAAATTATGGAATCAAATATTTATGCTGTCACTACCAATGACCCAATAAAGACTCATCAAAGCAATGTACtttattcaaaaaagaaatgtaCTTGATttgaaaatccaaaaaattCTAAAGCTgttggataaaaaaaatgataagcaTAACAACAGAATACATACCTTTCATGAACTACAATGTAACTGGAGTATCCTCCTTTAGTAACAGTACCATCCACATCAATGGCATTAAAGGTGAGAGTTGGAAATTTTACACAGCAAACTTCTTGCAAATCATTACAGTACTCGCAGCTTCTGCATGAGTTGACATAAGTGCCTACTCCGATACGATCACCAACCTTGAAGCCCTTAACATTGGAACCAACCTCTTTCACAATTCCCACGATCTCATGTCTGTAATAGATAAAATCATTGATGGATAAGCTCAAGATGATGCAAAAGTATATCAAGATATAAAATCAGAGACCACTTACCCTGGAACCACCGGATACTTGGAGTCTCCAAACATATTCCTAGTCCAAAGGACATCAGCATGACAAACTCCGCAGTGTGTAATTTTTAGTGAGACATCATCACTTCCAAGAGCCCTGATCCAATTTCCCCAAATTAGCTCTATGATACATTATATCACTATATAACCAATCATAACACATGCAATACTATTTTCCTTAACTATCTCATGATTTCTGAAAGTTGATGAGCCCAGCCTTAATTTTCAACAACTAAAAAG is a genomic window of Tripterygium wilfordii isolate XIE 37 chromosome 16, ASM1340144v1, whole genome shotgun sequence containing:
- the LOC119981318 gene encoding probable cinnamyl alcohol dehydrogenase 1, yielding MSSESANEDCLAWAARDTSGVLSPYKFSRRALGSDDVSLKITHCGVCHADVLWTRNMFGDSKYPVVPGHEIVGIVKEVGSNVKGFKVGDRIGVGTYVNSCRSCEYCNDLQEVCCVKFPTLTFNAIDVDGTVTKGGYSSYIVVHERYCFRIANGYPSELAAPLLCAGITVYSPMIRHKMNQPGKSLGVIGLGGLGHMAVKFGKAFGLKVTVLSTSVTKKEEAVALLGADKFVVTSDQQQLMAEAQSLDFIIDTASGDHPFDPYMMLLKTFGVYVLVGFPSEVKFNPGSLVFGMKTVSGSATGGTKDTQEMLDFCAAHKIYPNVEVIPIQYINEALERSIKKDVKYRFVIDIENSLK